Below is a genomic region from Medicago truncatula cultivar Jemalong A17 chromosome 3, MtrunA17r5.0-ANR, whole genome shotgun sequence.
GTGCGTTAATTAGAGGTTTTAATGGAACATGACTTGACCTTAGTTGTTCCAGACATCTCCTTTTCGACAGCATTTTTTCTAGCCTCTTCTTTTTGTCACATAGCTTTAGGGGAtgtattggattttttttggttacacaaaattttagggtgaggggatggtgccCCAATCTAAGGTAGGGAAGACCTTCGGGCtcaaagagcacttacaaaggtaattatattttttgcatatttaaaattatctttgtggtattcaatcaagattctttgtcattttaaaaaagtcttgagatattcaatcaagacttttcatcatttaaaaaaagtcttgtggtattcaaaatcattcaaatttcgaatgattgtttaataaattgaattttgtgggattttgtagtgtaattttaacaagaaaaagtatttcatgaaaagatgagatttcttgagattgtttttcttttaaaagttagttactctctctctctctctctctctctctctctctctctctctctctctctctctctctctctctctctctctctctctctctctctctctctctctctctctctcatccctCATCCCCCCTCtctatatcattaaaaaattgtattgagaatattatgatagagagtatgtcgtaatcaatgttccgcaaatcgagtgttaactctccgAGATTACCGAGCTTAcgtttttaggtacaaaaatcgtgttaactctgaggtaaaatcggtttctggtaaaattggaaggtttaacgagtttgactgagttaacactcACTAAACTCGTGTAACTCGACCTATTTGTAATGGTTgacacaatatattttttttgaaagatttataagtgctgacataattttaaatatgtacaattgaattttgtggaaataacatttttaacaaataaaaaatgtgtattgagaataatgtgttagagtgttttttagtcccttaaaattttataaaattcttaaaatttgaaaatcaatagtaaaagaattttttattggttttatttttctttattcaaacgttagaatttatttgtttattatttttatcattcacgcttgtaagtttgttctttttctcctaaaattcattgaatccattgaaattttaaaatcatataaaatcctttgaaatccttaaaagtcagtgcgataaatcctttaaaatcttgagtgtataaagtcttttacataaaaagtcttttaaaatctcacagaatcaataacatagttttttaaaatcttaaagactttttttattttattaaaatagtcttttaaaatcctaatccaatacacctcCGTATTCTCATAAACAAAGTTTAGACACGTAAAATAGTAAGGAAAAGGATCATCTTCATAACGGCTAGCGAAATCACTCTCCTTCAGATCTTCTAATGGTATCCGTTCCCACCATAACGGGTCCAATTCAACTTTCACTTTCGATTCTACTTTCGATTCGGAATCCGAGTCAGATTCTGGTTCTGATTCCGCTTTCCGGAGGAGGTTGGGTGGCTCCAAACACGAGAGTCTCGGTCGACATTAGACAGGAAAGATGTATCGAATGAATAACAAAATTCACAGATCTATATATCCAAAAGGAAGGAAGAGGACGGCCCGTCCCCTTTATACGCAAAAAAAACttgggtttttattttatggacTTGTTCATGACCCGACCCGTAATAAATCTAGTTAGAAATAGATTTTGGTTTCATTTGGATTAAACTTATTTTGAGCGTATGAAAAATGACTTAtgtaaatgaataaaatttattttaatttataaattcttactaacaaaaattgtatctttataaattattttttcataaactatcttaaaaacttataaataatacataaaaatttatttatttatatgaactGTTTTTTATAATCTCTAAAATAAGCTTATACAAACGGGCTTTCTTTTTCTTACGGTCACTATTTATCATACTGTCACTATTTATCATTGCggaaagatgaaaataaaatgttattgaCAATCAAGATTAAATTTGTCTTTAAACTCTTTAACCATCTTAAACTCAATTGTTCATATTCTTGTGTATCGTTTATTTCATTGTTGTGGATTAATCTTCTTTTAATAAGATTTAcctaattttttaattcataatttaaataatattataaaagtgATAAAGtaattgaaatgaaatgtaaaattgaaataaaaagttcAACCCAAAAAAAGTATATCCCCTTTATTTATTGGTATGAATACATAAATTAGAAAGCATTGTTTAcaagtttggaggggaagagagagaagtggtttgaaaaaaatgaaggagTAAGTAGAAGAAATAAATGACATTGAAAGAGGAAGGCTGTGGatgttcatttttcttcataatacaaaattctTTTTATCCGATGAACTCAAAGATTCTATTAGATGACATTTTTAGAGGATTTACATGAATTCTTCGAATTTAATCTATGTAGttataatgttcttaaaattataaataatattaatcataaacattaatttttcattctctaaaaattttgttctaaaaaaaaaaaaaactactctttcaaaaaatgtgaaatattttaccattttttttatgtatttccaACCCTCCAAGGTCATCATTTCCCTTCCCTCCAAACTCCTAAACAAAGCCTAAGAGATCGATTTTTAGATGAAcagtttttttaagtttaaatgcacttttcacCCCCTATGTTTCAAAAGTTAGGGGTcataaaatccatttttttaaggggtcaaaatcacaactttttaaaacataGGGTGTGATAAGTGCATTTAAgcttctttttatttctttttttataaactttatttatctttttatgcTATCATTGTGTCTGAACAGCTGAAAACCGAGAACACAGACCAAATGAGGTCAAGACATTTGCACACTGATGAAAATTACATGACCAAATTATGACTCAAGgttatttatttaacttattTGTTTGTGTTAATGCTTTACGTCAGTTCCTTCTACTTTAAAGAAAAGGATCAGTATTCCATGGCTGACTGTGAGCACAAAGAAATGGCTAGGACTAGTGAAGTCGGTACCGCTTCCAAATGAGGTGCGGCAAGAAGTGGTGTAGAAGATAATGATATAAACGATGATACTTCAGTCTCTTGGGAGTTAGGCTAGCCTGACCAACCATTGGTTTCCACTTATGTACTTCAATTTTTCGTAATTGTGAATTTTacgaaaaagaaaaagtcaCTTTGAGCTAAAAGTTTAAACACTGTATAGGGTAATATCTCTCTGCATCATATGGGTAGAACTTAAAAGAATCAATTCtactgttttttacacaagtagcttgaaaaatattgtgaaataaCTTTGATCTTTAGTAAAGCAAGGATCTTTCTTTCCTATTCAACCTCCAAAAGCTATTATCTAGGAAATGGTATACATCAGCTAAACTTATAAATGGGAAAAGGTTGAAATTAATCAAAGTAGACGACAAAACGTTGTCTATGAGAAAAGGTATAGACAAGAAGGGTTTTAGTGACTTACAATAGTTAGAAAGGGGAAGTTCAGCTGCGGAACAGTTCAACCGTAGAAGAATGTCTTAGTCATACGTAGAGGGGTTCAATGTGGACGCAAAGTAACTCAATACACCAGAATAATGTTTTAACAATTAAACAAAAAGGGATTCAATATGCAGTAACAGAGTGATTCAAACGTGAGAGCTTCTACGTGAATTGTGTTTTGCAAGTCGGTTGTTGCAGCAAGAGAAGGGTTTCATGTTTTAGTCAGAGAGTGATTCACATGTTAATGTTAGAAGACAACAcctcttgttttttctttcctaTTCCACACTCAAGCACAAACTTCTCTACAATTATATGCTTCATCTTTTTACATACCTCAAATCCCCCTTACTCAAATACCTTATTGTTTTTATCTTGTTCAAACATTCTCCAAAGGGATGCTCGAAACGTGAGGAAAATGTTTCTCATGATCTAAGGTAATGTCTGCATCAATTATTATGTGTGATGTAACATGATAAATGAGATCTCAACAGCGAAACCCTGTTTTTATTCAGTAATGCCTTATTTGTCTTTTATATGATAGATTTTTCGGTAACTTGGACATAACTTTCAAGGCATATTCCAAACCTTGATAAAAAGAAGGGCCTTTATCTCGATATTTCATAGACCAAAGTCATTGCCACaggtaaaattttcaattttattgaaCTCGTCGCATAATGCAGCAAAAGAACCAGGCCAGTATTATGAAACTGGGCCAGCAAACTGCAATAAAAGGAAAGAAGAAGGACACAAGATTTATCAAGGTTCGGGTCAATTTCTCCTACGTCCTCACTGATCATGTAGACCTTTATTCACTAATCAAGAACATAGTAGAGTACAAGAATTGCAAAATTTCAATCTTGAACTCTTACCATAATTGCAGGAAAATGTATTTTGTTTGCGTTATGAAGTAGCAATGCATGAAAATTGTAAGTTGGTATACTGCCACCATGTTGCATtggatttgaaaaaaaaataggaccTAATTATGCCCGCTCTTTGTTTTGTTCTGATTCATGGTTCTAAATTTTAGGTTGAAGTTGCAGAAATAAAAGTCACAGTTGAAAGGAACTGGTGGCGTGTTTTTGAGGATAAGGAGCAATCTCTTGGCATTTGATTCAAGTGAACATTCTCTCATTTCAAATGTCCTAATGATATGttcttataattatttattatttataccGTTTCGTTTTTAACAGGAACAAATGTGTACTtgcttaaattattttttttttgcttatatgaAATCTTAGCTAATATTTGTTCCTTATTTTATCAGACTAATATATGCTCCtttaaaatgaacaaaataattCACAGTCTACACGACGATTCCCAAGCAAAAATTAGAGATCCATGTTCGTAGATTGGTAACGAGTGATCAACAtggttccctcaaaaaaaaaaaaagtttcccaCGTCAGTGCTGTTTAGCAAGCCCAATCTGAATGCTACTATTTCTCTGATTTTTTTCCTTACCCAAATTCATTCATCTCTTCATTTAATACCACGAGCAATGTATTTTAAacttgaaaattgcttttttgacatagaAAACTTCacattgacacaagtaaatcaCGTTAGGGCCCCTAGCAGTAGCTAATTACTATTGGGGGAACCGCCAGCGGTTAACAGCCGCTAGCCCCAGCGCTAGTTAACtgtcgttgaattaatttttgGTTCAAGGCAATATACACATTCAACACCCAATTGCTTTCAACTATCAAGTTATGTACCGCCCACTGAtccccctttctctctctctttgatGGATATTGGATAATCACATGAGAATAACCGTGAAAAATTGCTGGAAGAAAACTCCTGAACttgatgatttaattttttttatgaaaaaatggaaaataaaaattgaactcaATTGTTCATTATACAATCGGTGAGTGGAAGTGAAAAAGGAAGAAGTGGCTTGGGCAAGAAAGATATACACTAGATGGTTGTGTAcatatagaaaatataaataaatctttaTGAGTAGCAGCCATTGATGATTGTGGCGGCCattaaaatcttgaaaaatcattattttatgatgttgaatttaatcttCAAATGCTCACCCAAAAATGTAGTAATGAACTTgaatcatgttttatttttgttatttttaattcaatcaaaataatcaaCTGTCCAAAATTCTTGTCCATATTGTAACAATATGGTTGCTGCAGAATTGGGTTAAAAGGTTGCTGCAAATCTCATCTGATTGTGAGGAAGAAGACTCTGTACCAAGAATAAGAGGAGAAGATAGAAAAAGGTGTTTGTCAGCGGTAGTTACCTACCACTGGGTCCCAGCGGTACTGTTGcctagttaactaccgctggaggtaattttgtcatttacttgtgtcattAGGAAACATTTGATGTCAGAAAAGCAACTGTGTTTCTATAAAGATTAATATGGGATTTCCTCAACTGTGTTTCTTTCTAATACCATTTGTACAAGGTACAAGTTTGCAAGTTATGCATTGATATACCAGATACTATAGTAAGGATCTGAATTGCACAACTAGCTAGACTCCCAAAAATAGACAAACTCACTTTAGAATTACAAAACAATtgcaaaataaatgaaattagatAAAGAATGCAGATACAATACATGTAATTGTTGTAATATGGTTTAGTTTGGAATAACAAAAGGAGCTTTTGCACCATGGCATTGACATTATGGTTTAGTTTAATAACAAAAGGAGCTACCAGCAAGTTACGATTAGAAACTACCAGTAAGTTACGGCTAGAATAATCCCTAAATTGAAATTCCATAATCACCACCAAACAATCATTATATCTTTTAGCTCAGGTGATTCAACAGCTTCAATAGAAATAAAACCtagaagaagaataaaaaaatcatgtttatacTCGAGGATGTAATAAACAGTAAGCATGTGTAATATGATCGGAAGGTTgattttctaattctaatttgataatttcaaaattaacaaattgataatttaaattgCATAAGTATGCTTTAGAAGTTTGGAATTAGAGAAAATGGAAATTACAAATTGAGAGAGTTGGGATCTAAGTAGCAAGTAGAGAGTTTCAATTACAAATATCATAAAGGGAACTATGGACTATTCCATATTTTCTTAACAGAAGTAGAAAGGAGAGTTTCAATTACAAATTAGAAATATCATAAAGGGATATATGGACTATTCCATATTTTCTTAACACTACTAGGAGTAAAAATAAAAGCAGAAGATCCGTTTAGAAAGGCCAGAGGGATAAGTGTGAGGGATAAGTGTAATATCAGACATACAATTCAAAATGAGAAATACAAATGCGTGCAGCTCCATTCATTATCAATTCAACCTTACCCACAAACCAAGGAGACTAATTCCATCACAAGAAACAACTTGAGCACCCTGTTTCAGCTGCACATTACAGGTTCTTCCTTCCACCCCTTACAATCTCAATTTAAATCCTCCGGACAAGAAGTGGTCCCTGTGTAGGAAAAACAAATGAATCTCATTTAAGTAAGTTCAACAATATCAAAAAAGAATGGTTGATAAAAAAACCATGTTCTTGAAAGGTACTATGCATATAAATTTGAAGTAATATCATGGTAGGCCATTTTCTAAACAAATGGACTACTTTCTTCTCTTTACATATGCAGATACCATACCATGGCAAGGTGGAATACATTCAGAAATAAGCTGGTCAAGATAATTTTTTAGGAGTGAAGATCTCAAACAATGAATGAAAAAAACAGCAATTCAAgccaaaattcttttttttaagcgAATTCTTTAGCTAGTCACAAGGTCAATTCTTAAACTAACACATAGAATTCATtgttgtcaattttttatttcttttgaaatCTAGCATACACACATTGTCACATATACATAAACAAAGGTAGAGACTTCAAAGTAATTAGAGAATCCTTGTCCTATAACAAGAATTCAATTTGACCTTTTAGCATAGAACTTAACTACATATATCATATGATGGGTCCAATGAACTAACAGAAACTTATACATAACAAAAACTCAAAAGAAATACCTTCTCTTGCTCTTGCTTGTCCTGTCCTCCTTCTTCCTACAATTATCAACAGGGAAAGGAGGTGATACAAGACTTTCAACACAAATCATAGCAGCTCCATTCAAATTAGGAACTCCTTCAATATAACTAACTTGTTCACTCTTCCAATCATACCAAAACAGCTTTCTGTGATCTACCTTCAACAAAACCTGAATGCCTTCCAACAAAACCTTACTTCCATCACTAGAATAACATAAAGGCCTCAAAGATTTCAAAGGTGAAGTGAAACACGATTTATCCACAGTACAAAGTTTACACCAACTATCTCTAGATCCATATTCTTTCATCACCCAAACATCAAATTTAGtagtttttttataattcaCAGTCATACAAAGACAGCCTCCCAAAACAGCAACATCAAGTCCAAAACTCTTATTACTCTTAATTTGACTTATTTCAACCGGAAGAGGAACCTCGTTAAAAATCTCAAATGTTAGGTTAAATGCGAAAATTAAACGAGGTTCAAACAGTTCGTTGTTGGCAACCCAATGAATAGAATTAGAATTGTCGATAAAAACCCCCATGGTTTGACAATATTCAAGAGAGTAGGGAAAACTAGGAACTATTTTCCACGAGTTTGTTTTGGAGCTGAAGAGTCTCACATGTGGATCATAAAAAGGGTTTTGTAGATCGAGAAGCCAAGAGATTCTGAGGAGTTTGTAATCGCCGGTTAAAGAATCAAAACCGAAGCCGTGAACGCATAAGCAGCCGCGGTTAGGGTTGTTTGATTCCATAATGTAAGGGACAGGCATAGGGAGAAAAGGGATAATCAGATGTTTACGTGTGTTAGGGTTCCAGATTGTGATTTCGTTGGCGGCGTTAGGATGCGTGAAAGCGATTTGGCCATTGGAGATAGCGAGGAGGCCGTTACATGAACCGATAAGAGCCATGGTGCTGTCACGCCGTGTGTAAGGATC
It encodes:
- the LOC11438946 gene encoding F-box protein CPR1, which gives rise to MADDGLPPEILAEILSRLPVESLLRFRSTSKSLKSLIDSHNFINLHLKNPLNQSVIIRNNSDIYQLQIDDNDFSNRINSIIPLNHPFKGNSPNIDPYTRRDSTMALIGSCNGLLAISNGQIAFTHPNAANEITIWNPNTRKHLIIPFLPMPVPYIMESNNPNRGCLCVHGFGFDSLTGDYKLLRISWLLDLQNPFYDPHVRLFSSKTNSWKIVPSFPYSLEYCQTMGVFIDNSNSIHWVANNELFEPRLIFAFNLTFEIFNEVPLPVEISQIKSNKSFGLDVAVLGGCLCMTVNYKKTTKFDVWVMKEYGSRDSWCKLCTVDKSCFTSPLKSLRPLCYSSDGSKVLLEGIQVLLKVDHRKLFWYDWKSEQVSYIEGVPNLNGAAMICVESLVSPPFPVDNCRKKEDRTSKSKRRDHFLSGGFKLRL